One Myripristis murdjan chromosome 18, fMyrMur1.1, whole genome shotgun sequence DNA window includes the following coding sequences:
- the LOC115376672 gene encoding calcium uniporter regulatory subunit MCUb, mitochondrial-like translates to MSWFCRLARRARPATLRIHRARPVGVFCSARFSSQPPTTDVCIQYRFGRPVLSLPLSVGERCRFTLTPMLTTVGDLLRNIATEDPAVHTAVLLTADGQRVSSTTCMDTVLSKDFQLVINDVTYNVRSPGRESHEHATCLDDVKFVVQLLHAALQLPQQQHSQQEALQSRRSCILKELQPLEEVRVQMALEAESRASMLGWVGLAYLSLQGGFLGYLTWYVFAWDIMEPVTYFISYTTSMLFFAYYILTRQDFICPQVRDRQFLHIFHEKAAKEKFNVHKYNQLKEQLEEVQSDLSRLQSAMRLQLLVDQIRRQKKRSA, encoded by the exons ATGAGCTGGTTCTGCAGGCTGGCCCGACGCGCCCGACCGGCCACACTCAGGATCCACCGG gCCAGGCCAGTCGGTGTTTTCTGCTCCGCCAGGTTCAGCAGCCAGCCGCCCACCACAG atgtgTGTATCCAGTACAGGTTTGGTCGCCCggtgctctctctccctctctctgtgggcgAGCGTTGTCGCTTCACTCTGACTCCCATGCTGACCACGGTGGGCGACCTGCTGAGGAACATCGCCACCGAGGACCCCGCCGTGCACACGGCCGTGCTGCTCACCGCCg ATGGACAGAGAGTGTCCTCCACCACCTGTATGGACACTGTGTTGAGTAAAGACTTCCAGCTCGTCATCAACGATGTCACGTACAACGTGCGCTCACCTggccgag agtcTCATGAACACGCCACGTGTCTGGACGATGTGAAGTTTGTGGTTCAGCTGCTCCATGCGGCTCTGCAGcttcctcagcagcagcacagccagcaggaggcgctgcaGAGCCGGAGGAGCTGCatcctgaaggagctgcagccgCTGGAGGAG gtacgGGTCCAGATGGCACTGGAGGCGGAGTCTAGAGCATCCATGTTGGGCTGGGTGGGGCTTGCCTACCTCTCGCTGCAAGGGGGATTCCTGGGTTACCTcacctg gtacGTGTTTGCCTGGGACATCATGGAGCCGGTGACCTACTTCATTTCCTACACCACCAGCATGCTCTTCTTCGCCTATTACATCCTCaccagacag gacttCATCTGCCCGCAGGTCAGGGATCGTCAGTTCCTCCACATCTTCCATGAGAAAGCGGCGAAAGAGAAATTCAACGTCCACAAGTACAACCAACTGAaagagcagctggaggag gtgcagaGCGACCTCAGCAGGCTGCAGAGTGCCAtgcggctgcagctgctggtggaTCAGATCCGGCGGCAGAAGAAGAGATCGGCCTGA